From Parasteatoda tepidariorum isolate YZ-2023 chromosome 1, CAS_Ptep_4.0, whole genome shotgun sequence, one genomic window encodes:
- the LOC107453472 gene encoding kelch-like ECH-associated protein 1 isoform X2, protein MEDDKENLCADGAMRFNITSYPKEAFEVMCLMRQHQKLCDVEIRVCNEIFHAHKIVLVSASPYFKAMFTSGLKESEMSVINIQGVCPMSMAIIIHFAYTGQVKIEENNVCNLLPAATMFQVPHIINACCTFLEKQLDPSNCIGIADFALQHGCNNLYSVANQFIDHHFSQVSQGDEFLALNVCQMILLIKRDELNVRSEMEVFNAVLRWVRHDKARRCPKLPDILNAVRCHFLTPRFLKEQIQKCEILKNEPQCCDYLSRIIQDLTSRRKYSCNQRTPKVPYVIYTTGGYLQHSLSNMECYNAHEKQWFSLADLPTPRSGLGGAFIDGKFYAVGGRNNCLDGNQDSDGVDCYDPITNKWKSCCKMTVARNRVGVGVLDGLLYAVGGSKATTHHNSVERYDPSEDKWFKVQNMLTARIGVGVAVVKRLLYAVGGYDGNSRLNTVECYHPEKDSWTPVASMNTNRSGAGVVALDHYIYAVGGYDGALQLKSVEKYDTESNEWVYVSSMSSPRSALSVAVLDGKIYALGGYDGSNFLNTVEVYDPEKDLWEAAPDMSCGRSGQASAVWRAPCLAHGIS, encoded by the exons ATGGAGGACGATAAAGAAAACCTATGTGCTGATGGTGCCATGAGATTCAATATAACTTCTTATCCTAAAGAAGCGTTTGAGGTTATGTGTCTTATGCGGCAGCACCAAAAGCTGTGTGACGTTGAGATTCGtgtttgtaatgaaatttttcatgctCACAAGATTGTGTTAGTGTCTGCTAGTCCATACTTTAag gctATGTTCACGAGTGGTTTAAAAGAGTCTGAAATGTCAGTTATTAATATCCAAGGTGTTTGTCCAATGAGTATGgctattataattcattttgctTACACTGGGCAAGTTAAAATTGAGGAAAATAATGTGTGCAATCTACTTCCTGCTGCAACTATGTTTCAA gtGCCTCACATTATAAATGCTTGCTGCACATTTTTGGAAAAACAGCTGGATCCTAGTAACTGCATTGGAATAGCTGATTTTGCTCTGCAACATGGATGTAATAATTTGTATTCTGTAGCTAATCAATTTATAGATCACCATTTTTCTCAG gtttccCAGGGGGATGAATTTTTGGCTTTAAATGTTTGCCAAATGATCTTGCTTATAAAAAGAGATGAACTGAATGTACGTAGTGAGATGGAAGTATTCAATGCTGTTCTTCGCTGGGTGAGGCATGATAAAGCTAGAAGATGCCCAAAATTACCAGATATCTTAAATGCTGTTAGGTGTCATTTCTTGACACCGAGGTTCCTTAAAGAGCAGAtacaaaaatgtgaaattttaaaaaatgagcctCAGTGTTGTGATTACCTTAGTCGTATAATTCAG gaTTTAACATCGCGTCGAAAATATAGTTGCAATCAACGTACTCCAAAAGTTCCATATGTGATATACACTACTGGTGGTTATTTGCAGCATTCCTTAAGTAATATGGAATGCTACAATGCGCATGAGAAACAGTGGTTCTCATTGGCAGATCTTCCTACTCCTCGGAGTGGGCTCGGAGGAGCTTTCATTGATGGCAAATTCTATGCTGTTGGGGGTCGAAATAACTGTCTCGATGGAAATCAAGACTCAGATGGTGTAGATTGTTATGATCCTATTACAAATAAATGGAAATCGTGTTGTAAGATGACTGTTGCAAGGAATCGAGTTGGAGTTGGTGTGTTAGATGGTTTACTGTATGCTGTAGGTGGATCAAAAGCCACTACTCATCATAACTCTGTGGAAAG atatgaTCCATCTGAGGATAAATGGTTTAAAGTCCAGAATATGTTAACTGCAAGAATCGGCGTGGGTGTTGCTGTAGTTAAAAGACTCTTGTATGCAGTGGGTGGTTATGATGGAAACAGTAGGTTGAATACTGTTGAGTGTTATCATCCGGAAAAGGACTCGTGGACACCAGTCGCGAGCATGAATACAAATCGAAGTGGTGCAG gagtTGTAGCCTTAGATCATTATATTTATGCTGTTGGTGGCTATGATGGTGCTCTTCAACTAAAGTCAGTAGAAAAATATGACACTGAATCTAATGAATGGGTCTATGTATCTTCTATGTCTTCACCTCGCAGTGCATTAAGTGTAGCTGTATTAGATGGAAAAATATATGCCTTAG gaGGATATGATggaagtaactttttaaatacagttgagGTGTATGATCCTGAAAAAGATCTGTGGGAAGCAGCCCCAGATATGTCTTGTGGTCGAAGTGGTCAAGCTTCTGCTGTATGGAGAGCTCCATGCTTAGCCCATGGAATATCCTAG
- the LOC107453454 gene encoding ubiquitin carboxyl-terminal hydrolase isozyme L3, giving the protein MSDSELKWSSLESNPEVLNRFLRHLGVSKEWEFVDILSFDSEYLQFIPRPAIAVLFLFPVENIKKCPFEAINSEVDCHGNSVYFLKQTIFNACGTIALIHALANNISEIGLDPESVIGKFIDETQKMTVEERSHYLKQNKAINEAHEATAWEGEERPSWLNDSVCCHHYITLLQSDSKLYQLDGLKEYPVSHGHTSGETFLSDAAEICSEYIKQDPSNIKFNAMALVKVS; this is encoded by the coding sequence atgTCAGATTCTGAATTAAAATGGTCCTCTCTTGAATCTAATCCTGaagttttaaatagatttttaagacatttaggAGTTTCTAAAGAGTGGgaatttgttgatattttatcatttgattcagaatatttacaatttattccaAGACCTGCGATTGCAGTGCTATTTCTTTTTCCAGtcgaaaacattaaaaaatgtcctTTCGAGGCTATAAACTCTGAAGTTGACTGTCATGGAAATAGCGTGtactttttaaagcaaacaatttttaatgcatgcgGTACCATAGCATTAATTCATGCATTAGCAAACAACATTAGTGAAATCGGCTTAGATCCAGAATCTGTAataggaaaatttattgatgaaaCTCAAAAGATGACAGTGGAAGAAAGATctcattatttaaagcaaaataaagctattaatGAAGCGCATGAAGCTACGGCTTGGGAAGGAGAGGAGAGGCCAAGTTGGTTAAATGATTCTGTTTGTTGCCATCATTACATCACATTATTACAAAGTGATTCTAAGCTATATCAATTAGATGGATTGAAAGAATATCCAGTATCTCATGGACATACATCTGGagaaacatttttgtcagaTGCTGCTGAAATTTGTTCAGAATATATTAAGCAAGAtccttcaaatattaaatttaatgctatgGCATTAGTCAAGGTTTCctaa
- the LOC107453472 gene encoding kelch-like ECH-associated protein 1B isoform X1 has protein sequence MAKKREPSQNQPPCFRSKSMEDDKENLCADGAMRFNITSYPKEAFEVMCLMRQHQKLCDVEIRVCNEIFHAHKIVLVSASPYFKAMFTSGLKESEMSVINIQGVCPMSMAIIIHFAYTGQVKIEENNVCNLLPAATMFQVPHIINACCTFLEKQLDPSNCIGIADFALQHGCNNLYSVANQFIDHHFSQVSQGDEFLALNVCQMILLIKRDELNVRSEMEVFNAVLRWVRHDKARRCPKLPDILNAVRCHFLTPRFLKEQIQKCEILKNEPQCCDYLSRIIQDLTSRRKYSCNQRTPKVPYVIYTTGGYLQHSLSNMECYNAHEKQWFSLADLPTPRSGLGGAFIDGKFYAVGGRNNCLDGNQDSDGVDCYDPITNKWKSCCKMTVARNRVGVGVLDGLLYAVGGSKATTHHNSVERYDPSEDKWFKVQNMLTARIGVGVAVVKRLLYAVGGYDGNSRLNTVECYHPEKDSWTPVASMNTNRSGAGVVALDHYIYAVGGYDGALQLKSVEKYDTESNEWVYVSSMSSPRSALSVAVLDGKIYALGGYDGSNFLNTVEVYDPEKDLWEAAPDMSCGRSGQASAVWRAPCLAHGIS, from the exons ATGGCAAAGAAAAGAGAACCCTCTCAAAATCAACCTCCCTGCTTTAGATCCAAATCAATGGAGGACGATAAAGAAAACCTATGTGCTGATGGTGCCATGAGATTCAATATAACTTCTTATCCTAAAGAAGCGTTTGAGGTTATGTGTCTTATGCGGCAGCACCAAAAGCTGTGTGACGTTGAGATTCGtgtttgtaatgaaatttttcatgctCACAAGATTGTGTTAGTGTCTGCTAGTCCATACTTTAag gctATGTTCACGAGTGGTTTAAAAGAGTCTGAAATGTCAGTTATTAATATCCAAGGTGTTTGTCCAATGAGTATGgctattataattcattttgctTACACTGGGCAAGTTAAAATTGAGGAAAATAATGTGTGCAATCTACTTCCTGCTGCAACTATGTTTCAA gtGCCTCACATTATAAATGCTTGCTGCACATTTTTGGAAAAACAGCTGGATCCTAGTAACTGCATTGGAATAGCTGATTTTGCTCTGCAACATGGATGTAATAATTTGTATTCTGTAGCTAATCAATTTATAGATCACCATTTTTCTCAG gtttccCAGGGGGATGAATTTTTGGCTTTAAATGTTTGCCAAATGATCTTGCTTATAAAAAGAGATGAACTGAATGTACGTAGTGAGATGGAAGTATTCAATGCTGTTCTTCGCTGGGTGAGGCATGATAAAGCTAGAAGATGCCCAAAATTACCAGATATCTTAAATGCTGTTAGGTGTCATTTCTTGACACCGAGGTTCCTTAAAGAGCAGAtacaaaaatgtgaaattttaaaaaatgagcctCAGTGTTGTGATTACCTTAGTCGTATAATTCAG gaTTTAACATCGCGTCGAAAATATAGTTGCAATCAACGTACTCCAAAAGTTCCATATGTGATATACACTACTGGTGGTTATTTGCAGCATTCCTTAAGTAATATGGAATGCTACAATGCGCATGAGAAACAGTGGTTCTCATTGGCAGATCTTCCTACTCCTCGGAGTGGGCTCGGAGGAGCTTTCATTGATGGCAAATTCTATGCTGTTGGGGGTCGAAATAACTGTCTCGATGGAAATCAAGACTCAGATGGTGTAGATTGTTATGATCCTATTACAAATAAATGGAAATCGTGTTGTAAGATGACTGTTGCAAGGAATCGAGTTGGAGTTGGTGTGTTAGATGGTTTACTGTATGCTGTAGGTGGATCAAAAGCCACTACTCATCATAACTCTGTGGAAAG atatgaTCCATCTGAGGATAAATGGTTTAAAGTCCAGAATATGTTAACTGCAAGAATCGGCGTGGGTGTTGCTGTAGTTAAAAGACTCTTGTATGCAGTGGGTGGTTATGATGGAAACAGTAGGTTGAATACTGTTGAGTGTTATCATCCGGAAAAGGACTCGTGGACACCAGTCGCGAGCATGAATACAAATCGAAGTGGTGCAG gagtTGTAGCCTTAGATCATTATATTTATGCTGTTGGTGGCTATGATGGTGCTCTTCAACTAAAGTCAGTAGAAAAATATGACACTGAATCTAATGAATGGGTCTATGTATCTTCTATGTCTTCACCTCGCAGTGCATTAAGTGTAGCTGTATTAGATGGAAAAATATATGCCTTAG gaGGATATGATggaagtaactttttaaatacagttgagGTGTATGATCCTGAAAAAGATCTGTGGGAAGCAGCCCCAGATATGTCTTGTGGTCGAAGTGGTCAAGCTTCTGCTGTATGGAGAGCTCCATGCTTAGCCCATGGAATATCCTAG
- the LOC107453473 gene encoding plasminogen receptor (KT) translates to MGSFFGKSVDENFKRNQDFMLQLQRLQLERQIHMRNQLRERKQALQIAKSRELFYWIGTFYVLAAGSTLFAFQRTKKPAILSTLLPLTFVFLYQGDLAYGSKLQRIHSEAENILQFEEHLLHLPFGPPNFESIEEGRQEQQDEESLTKAHDIFL, encoded by the exons ATGGGGTCTTTTTTTGGAAAGTCGGtggatgaaaattttaaaagaaatcaggATTTCATGTTGCAGTTACAAAGATTACAA cTTGAGCGACAAATTCACATGAGAAATCAACTACGAGAGCGTAAGCAGGCCTTACAAATAGCAAAATCTCGAGAGTTGTTTTATTGGATTGGAACTTTTTATGTATTAGCAGCTGGATCAACTCTTTTTGC GTTTCAACGAACTAAAAAGCCAGCTATACTATCAACACTTCTACCTTTgacttttgtttttctgtatcaAGGAGACCTTGCATATGGTAGTAAACTTCAAAGAATTCACA GTGAAGCAGAAAATATTCTCCAGTTTGAGGAACACTTATTGCATTTGCCTTTTGGGCCACCAAATTTTGAGTCCATTGAAGAAGGACGTCAGGAACAACAGGATGAAGAATCTTTGACAAAAGCACATGATATTTTCCTTTAG